In Drechmeria coniospora strain ARSEF 6962 chromosome 03, whole genome shotgun sequence, the DNA window AGGCAGGGTACGCGAAAACTTGATTGTACCTGCTGGTGCACTTGAGAACATGGCGCTCGGAGTCACCGTAGTATCGGTCATCAAAGAGAAGTCTCCCATTGGACGCGAGATACTTGTGGTTCTGTCGCGGGAGCTGGGTGAGGTGATCGTGGATCACCTTCAAGCACCGCAAATTCATGGGCCTTGCTCGGTACTCGATCTGCATTGGAACGAATTCATGCGATTCCGTGCATCCTCTGGCATTCGAGCTGGGGAACTGATAGAGAAGGCCCGTGGTGCGCACCAGCGCCCTCGAGGAGACTTGTCGGTCCTTagccggctcggccgccttctcaACGCCACGAGACTTGGTCGCCGTGGAGTTCGAGAGGGGTGCCTcctcggcggacgaggaagcaCCCTCCGCTGCCTTTGTCATGCGCATGTATGCTGCCGATGTGCGGACGGTGCGGATGACGAGATCGAAGTGATGTGAAGTCAAAGAGGCAAAGGCGCCGAGGAGAAAGAAGAGGAGCCAGAAGGCCACGCCGACGGGGAGACTGAATCGTGGGGTAGCGTCTAACGGGCAATGAAAAGGAACAGTGACGTGAGTGCAGATTGAGCGAGGAAACGGCAAACTATAATGCATTATAATGCACTTGGACTGAATAGGCGACCACCAGCGCCAACTCTAGGCAGCATGTCGAGGTAGCACGGCCTGCAGGCTCGAAGCCATGTGTGGTGCCGGGGGATGAAGATGAAATAAACACTGGGCTGAACTGGACTGGGCCGCCTCTCTCGACGAGCTGTACCGAAAGGACGGCAGCTTCGGACCAGGGAAACTACCCCTTTCGTGTAGCTGCCCCTATCGTGCCAATACTTCTTGCCACGGCAACCCCACTGGAGTCGCGACGGAGGGAACAGGTTCGCGTAGGGTCTGTCGGCTTGGCTAGCCGTCGGTCCACTGCCACGATGACACACGTCTGCTGGCAAGGGCAACGTTTAATACGAGTTCAAGGGCTCTCACTCACCTGTTCGAGCTCCCAGTCCTTTCCTCTGCGGGCTATCCGCCCCCCCTGAGCGGCGGCGTAGCCTCGTTCCTCGCTCCCTCGGGCGGAATCACCACCGTTCTTGGCCAGCTTCTTCGGCTGCTTTGTCGTCTTTTGCATGCTGTTCTTGAGCTGGGCGTGcagctgggcggcgagctcctTGTGCTCGTCATCAAAAGGCCGGATCCTGTCGGTGAGCACCCAGTCGTCCCAGGTGTTCTTCCAGCCTTTGTAGTGGACCTTGTAGCGATAGCCTTCGGCCGGCTTCTCGGCCGGTTGCACGTCCATAATCTTGGCCTCGTAGAGCATGTCCATGTGAAAGCAGAGTACCTTTTCGTCCTTGCTGAACTGCGGGGCCGGCTGCTGGCGGGAGGGAGCCAtggtgacggtggcgacgatgaccgcgacggcaacgcgtcgtcggcgacgggaggAGAGAAGTCGGAACGGATGGTGGGAGCGAGCTTGCACTTTAAAGCATTATATTCGAAGGCCCGCTTCCGGGGCGGGGAGGTGAATCAGAAAATTAAGAAGGTCGAAGCTGGAGATGCGTGGTTGAGGCTCGGAGGCAGGATCGTCGTTTGGCCGTGGGCGTGCAATCACCACTTTGTTCGAGAAGCCGCGTAAATGGCCTGCAGGTAAGACTCACGTTCAATTGTTGGCGAGCaagcctacagtacagtacatgtacagtacacttacgGAGTTACAGCACtaacagtacagtactccgtactccgtactgtacttggtaatGCAGTTTACAGGGGCTCAGGGCACTGCGGGAGCGGGCGTGGCGACGAGGCATCTCTTCTCATTGGCTAGTGAACGTCACATCCGCAAGGCTGTAGCCTGCCAGCCGTAGGCATTccactacagtactgtacgtgcaagtactgtacttatatgaACAGGTACAGCGCAACTGCACTTCGTGCTAGTACTGAAAAAAGTATTTGACACAACGCGTCCAAGTGGAGGGAGCGAGAGACATGCcgttccgtactccgtattcccAGTTGTACACTCCCAACCAGCGTCAGAGGCGGGCAACTGTCGCAAAATGCACCAAGAATACTTATACTGAGTAATTACTATACCCATGAATGCACATTGACGCAAGTATATCCAATATGATCTCCTTCATGTGCACGTACTCGGCACAGGGAGTAACATCTCAGCATAGTGGGGGAATCTGCACGATGAACTACTCGCCGGCATACCAGGcataggtacggagtagtaaaAGTCACACGAAACGTAGACTCTAGCTTGGTGAGAGCGTGAGAGCATTCTATGCGGAATGCCTCGTCGTAGACTGCGAGAAATAGTCTTGTACAGTAGACGAGTAGAACTCTTGCGGAAGACGAAGCGGATTGAATCGCGGATTCAACACGTTGCCGCGTGGTATGTTTTTCGCACGGTACTCGTTTGCCCATCCCATgctccccccctcccatTTCCCGTACGAGGAGCCCCTCAGACACAGTGCGAGCGTGCGACGGACCGGATTCGCCCCAAGACAGCCTCCATCACAATCTCCTCCAGCTTCCACTTTCACCCTCAACCCCtagcgagcgagcgaaccagccagccagccagggCCAACCAACCGACAGGCCGGAAACGATGGCGCCCACGGAAAGCGAGATTCTCACAAACTACCTGCTCCAGCCCGCGGCACTGACGGCCATCGTCACCTTTGCCCAGTTCCAAGCCCTCTTCCCGAGCCCCATCCAAGCCTCGCCCCAGCTGCGTACACTCTTCCGCGACCTCCAGGCCCAACGcaacggtgccgtcgacgccgtggccgccaaCGTGGCCGCTGAGGCGAAGCGCGGTGTCGCCATGCGCCGGGAGGTGATTCGGCTGCGACGCGacgccgagcacgacgaggccgacgccgagctggagATGGAGCGGATGctcttcggcgacggcaagacCAAGCAGACGCTCACCTCGATGGTGCCGGAGAttgacggtgccgtcctcgCGCTCGAGGCGGAGACGAAGCGGCTGCAGGACGAGGAAAGCGCGCTCCTCGGTTCGGTGAAGCAAATCATCGGCGGCCTCAGCGACCTGCGGTACGGGAAGCTGGCCAACCGCCAGCTACGGGACGAGGTCCTGGATGGACTCGATTCACTGCAGGCGGCGTGCGACGGCAAATCTTGACGGAAATAGGACTACGGACTATGTGCGGGCCTGCTCATCACGACAAATCGTCCGGACCGTGCGGCACAGGACCACCGGAGCACCGGCCTGGCATGCCCTAGACCGACCGACCGCTCACCGTTTTTGCCATCGGTTTCTCGCAGCACCTCGTACCCCCAAGGCGGATGGGCCGCCGGAgacgcgacgacggcgacgaagcgggCAGCAGGGTGCCGTTTATGAGGGACGTTGAGCGCGGCCGGCCGCACCGGCCGATCCGGGAGCGCCGGGACGGCGGTCGTTGGCCATGTTGCCCATGCGATTTCCCCTTGATGTCCGATCAGCATCCGGACGGTCAGGGCAGTAGAGCGAGCGGCGGAGGGGGAAACATACATCATGCTTCGGCTGGCGAAGGAAACGATGATCATGAACAGCCAGTTGGGAACGAGGTTGAAGGCCCAGATGATGTATCCCCAAGGAAccgcgaggccgagctcggtgGCCTGGCCGGTGAAGGGGTGGAACCACGATTCGAGCGCGACCCATCCCTCcttcgtctcggcctcgtgcagagcgacgaggtcgtccgAGGTGGTCGAGGTCAGGTTGAGCCTCTTCTTGTAAATCTCCACCTTGTCGGGGTCCGGGACCATGCCAAAGGACCAGATGTGCCCGGTGCCGGCCGCCCAGCTGTTGCAGAGGATCGGCTGGTCGTCGCAGTTGAGGAGGGCCATGTGCGGGGCCCCGGGCGTCGTGGCGAActtggccgccgtctcgtTGAAGGCCTTCTCGACTTGACCGCAATGACCTGAGCGAGGCGGAAAGGGCGCGTTAACCTCGGCGGAGATGTGAAcgaccgacgtcgacgtgggATTCCTTACCGAAGCATGTCTTGTTCCTCCCAGAGATGAGCACCCACCACTCGTCGACGCTCCTGGCCCCCGGACCGAGGTCCTGCTCGTACAAGGTTTCCTTCCAATTCTCGAGCGTCAGGGTGGACAAGTGCATCGGTCCAAacttggcctcgagggccGCAACCTGATCGTGGCGGCCCGGGTTGGGCAGGTAGGAGCACATCTTGCCGAGAACTTGCTGGAGCTGCGCCTTGTACGGGCCGAAGGGGTTCTCCTGGGCGCGAGCCAGGAGCGGCAGGGCCGCGACAACGGCCGAGGCGTGGAAGCGCATGATGATGGAGAGCTGCGATTTTCCGCAAATGTCGGCAAGCTCGTGAGCCGAAGATTGGTTGGTGCCGATGCGAGCGACGTGGTCCCGACGGATCGCAGCCGATGGATGGAATGGACGAGAGTCGAAGTAAGATGAAGGAaacgatggcgatgcggaGGAGAGCTTGAGAGCTTTCTTCTCGGCAGTCTGGAGAAAAGGACAGCGCCACAACAAAGCAAGGGCCCGGGGTGCGCCAAggaaaggggggggaggggagaggggaggatggagggggggggggggggtgctTTCTCGCCCGTCGAGAGCCTGAAGCGATGGACGGAGAGCGACCGCTTCGCCGGCTGTCGTTTTGTTGATCGGCTTCCCTTACCAACCCTCCGAATTCATAGCAAGAATTAATACGGAACATTACAACTAATTACTCGTACGAatttacatgcacttacttgtatggggtgcacgtactgtacagcgcagtacagtacagtaattacatcACAGagcagtacagtgcagtgcagtgcagtgcagtgcagtgcagtacaagcacatcaCTTGCCTGTACACGTTCGTGCTAGCAGGTGGTTTGCTGACGGGACGGTGGTGGAGCTGCGGAGTTGCCCCTGTGCGCCCCTGGAGCTGCTCCGTGAGTGTGCAGGCTTGCCATGTCGGGGCTGGCGATTGGTCCAGCATCCGTCATGGCGACGCCTTtgacaggtacttgcttgtccCTACACggacgagtactgtacatgtacatacacccccactgtaagtatgtgcgGCCGGCTCGTACGGCGTCTGCTTCCACGGAGTTCTGTAAAATACTTagatacagtacttgggtagtacctagtacttacttacaagaCCTGTCAGCACAAACTTCCCGCACTTGGGCCAGGGGAGCCCGCTGGTGCCCGCTGTAAATCCAAAGCAACCCCGCCTAGCTCCCCACTCCGaaaggtactagtactttgACCCCCCCCTCGTGAATTGGTGTGcgacctgcaagtacttgaagcAAAAGtatttgtacaagtacaagcataaTGTCAATATGGAGTTCGCATACGTAGTAACGCAGTgctgtgcagtaagtacctgtacaagtagctgtacagtCCAGAACGGACACCAAGTACTAATCAGGCacggtgtactccgtacttagcAGCAGGACatgaaagtactgtacttagttgtaccccgtactgaaagtaatactccgtacctacttatCACGACGTACTTATTACATACACCTACTTCATGCTATCGCAAACTGCACGTCGATGCATCGGCATGACGGGAGCCGCGATACCCTCCGAACCACGCACGATTTCGTCCATGGTGCCGTAGAAATATGGTGCGTCCGCGTCTGCAGATTTCTAGTCTCGTCGAAAATACCGCTGACAGCCAATGGATTTCCTGCACAGCCTTCCCCCAAACCTCGCACGAAGCGCAAACGCCGTGAACCGGCCCACGCGTCTGGGGAGCCGCCGGACGTGTCGCAGAGCCAGGACACCGCTCGCCATGTCCAAGAGAAGCTtgtgaagaagaagaaggttCCGAGCGGACGgatggcgaagacggcgaagacggcgaagCAGTCGAGCGCAAATACCACCCTTTCCCCTCCCGTGCGGCAGCGAACCAGCCGCGCTCGCAAGCCGGCGGGTGCTGCCCAGGAGGACGAATCGCTACCCGCAGAGGCGTCGAGGAAACGGAGCGGACGCTCGTTGCGGGACCGCTCCGGAGAGGAAGAGAGGTCGTCTCGAGACGAAGAGGCCGTGCGGCCGACGCAATCTCGCCATCGTGCGCGACCCGAGCTGCCAgtgccgccgccatcatccCGCGCGCAGAACAAAGACAGCGAGGCAACGAGTGCTGGCCAGAGACGGAagcgaggagaagaaggccaGGACGAAGATGAGGGCGAATCCTCGaaacggccgaggcggcggcggcggcagcacgaCGAATCccctccgtcaccgtcgccaccgccgatgCCCTACCCCCACGTCGTCCCCCACACCCGCCGCGTCCGGCAGGCAACCATTTCCGCCAAGTGGTCTCCCCTCTCCGGCCCATCCCTtgccgccatctcggcccTCTTGCATCTCGCCCACCGGCCAATCCTCCAGCGGCTGTCCACCACCCACCAGCGAGAGGCCCATgcgtcggccgccctcggcctcatcGCCAACCGAATCGCCAGCAAGGTCGACCGCGGCCTTCCCTTCCCACCCGCCTCCATGCCCGCGCCCCTTCTTCCGGCCATTCGCGGtcggccgcagcagcagaagcaacAAAGACAAGCGACGGATGGGGGTCGTGAATCCGAACTCGACTTCGAGGCCGTCTTGAACGCCAAGGCCCATCTCGAGCGCCAGCTGGAACCGACCAgccatgccgtcgaggtcctGCGGCAGGAAAAGGACAGGATCGAGAAGGAGTTGGAACGGGACTACGAGACGCTGAGGGCTCTCGAGACGGGTGCGAGGGCCCAGGTGAGGGAGAAGAGGCGTTCCCTGAAGAAGGCACACGCGCTGGcgccggaggaggagccCGAGCCGAAGCcaggcgaggaagacgccATCTTCACCTTTGACAAGGCCATTTCCGCCGCGGCGGGTCACGTCTTCACGGTAACAACTACTTTGCCTGCCCTGCATGACTGATGCTCACATGCCGTTCGCTCTAGGAtctcgatgacgacgatgaccttTTTCCGCTTGCCCTCCAGCTCagcggccacgtcgacaGCATGCGCTCCAACCTCGGTCAGGCAGAGGGTATCCTGCCAAAGTTGGATCGGAGCCGTGCCGCCCTGCAGGCCGTGCTGCTTCACCACTTGGATAGGGCGCAATACGAAAGCGTCGTGCTCACATGAGCTAGCCAATCCGCTTATTTTTGTTTTCCAGGTAGGCATGCAAACCAAccggtgtacatgtatcgGATGCCTTTTGTGCCTGCATCGCGACGGCAGCAGCGAGGGCCTGTGATCCTGGATACAAGACCCTCATCGCGTTGGATCATCTCAAGCGGGCATCACGGCACGTTGCCCGAGTTCACGAATAGATAGACGACTACGTAATGACTGAATGACCATGCAAATCACGTTACAGCATCGCGCTACAATATCACTCTACACTTGGCGGTCATTCAAATCACATGCGGCATCCAGCATCGCGGCACGCGGGCGTCAAGCATGGAGAAAGGACATTGGCATTGACAAGAGTTCGCTCTGCGTCCTTGCAAAGCACACAACAATCCAAGACCAAGAGTAATCTCCGTGCTTGACACGTGCTTTCCAAGATGAAAGCCGTACAAGGGTTCCAGGGAAATACAAAAGAATGAAACGAGAAGGAAGGAAAGTGTCACATCAAGCGAGGCTGGTCCCAAATGTCCAACGACTGCCGAAAGGGGGCGGGACGATGGCCATCCGGGATAGCTGAAGTTCGAGCCCGTTTCCATCTTGCGGAGATGGAGAAGACGGTGAGGGCATCGAGCAATTCGGCGAATGACGAAATCGTCGCACAGGTTGAAATGGTGTACGAACGGATGGCCAAAATGTACCAGAAGAAACAAGATCCATGTAGGCCAGCCCGCATGGCGTCGGCTGCCtacctgcggcggcgacagtCTTGTCAACAGCAGGCTGCTTGGCCTTTTCCAGATTTCAACATGCCTAGTCCGAACCGGTGGCGAATTTCGCAGGCCCAGAGTGACTGCGTTTCGCACATCGACGTCGGGTGGGGAGGCCAGAGGGACGAGCCGAGCCGGGATGGGTGCCGTTGCGTCCGGCAGGATAGTAGGTGCTGTTGTATCCGCTCGGGAAAGGGCCAgcaggggagggggggcccTCGGGACTACCATTGCCACTTTCGTCGCCGATTTCATTGTCAGTCTCGAAGCCACCTTTGTTGCCGCTTGTATTGTCAGCTTCGGGGCCACCTTGGCTGCCTGTTTCTTGGTTGCCATTTGTATAGCCATTTTCATTGCTGCCTTGCCCGCCGAGATTGTTGTCAGCTTCGAAGCCACTTTTcttgccgccatcggccgggTTGGGGCTGGGGCAGGCGGTAACGTAGACGGTGGAAGCGGGAAGGGTGACGGTAACTGTCGAGGGAGGCGGGCACTGGCCGTCACAACCCTGGGGACTACCGCCCTTGGGCCTACCGCCGATGGgaatgccgccgtcggggttgccgccgttggggttgccgccgttgggaatgccgccgtcggtatTGCTACCGTCGGgattgccgccgtcggggttGCCGACGTCGGGCCTGCCGCCATTGGGTCTGCCGCCGATGGgaatgccgccgtcggggttACCACCGTTGGggttgccgccgttgggaatgccgccgtcggtatTGCTACCGTCGgggttgccgccgtcgggcctGCCGCCATTGGGCCTGCCGCCGATGGgaatgccgccgtcggggttACCACCGTTGGggttgccgccgttgggaatgccgccgtcggggttTCCACCGTCGgggttgccgccgtcgggcctGCCGCTGTCAGGGATCAGATAAGGACGAGCGACGGTACG includes these proteins:
- a CDS encoding hypothetical protein (related to Chromo domain protein Alp13); the encoded protein is MAPSRQQPAPQFSKDEKVLCFHMDMLYEAKIMDVQPAEKPAEGYRYKVHYKGWKNTWDDWVLTDRIRPFDDEHKELAAQLHAQLKNSMQKTTKQPKKLAKNGGDSARGSEERGYAAAQGGRIARRGKDWELEQQTCVIVAVDRRLAKPTDPTRTCSLRRDSSGVAVARSIGTIGAATRKGLPVGVAFWLLFFLLGAFASLTSHHFDLVIRTVRTSAAYMRMTKAAEGASSSAEEAPLSNSTATKSRGVEKAAEPAKDRQVSSRALVRTTGLLYQFPSSNARGCTESHEFVPMQIEYRARPMNLRCLKVIHDHLTQLPRQNHKYLASNGRLLFDDRYYGDSERHVLKCTSRYNQVFAYPAWAGMENLFFAFAEDAFHSKPMINIPVPDHVQAMLVDDWENITKNNQLVPLPHPKSVNRILEDFLTHERPNRDEGSASMDILEEVVAGLREYFEKALSRILLYRFERHQYMDIRKLWDVNNDDNAKYKSVCDVYGAEHLARLIVSLPDLLAQTNMDQQSVSRLREEIGKFTVWLSRNCEVYFVSQYETPSQEYIDKARSF